One genomic region from Leifsonia poae encodes:
- a CDS encoding type I restriction endonuclease subunit R encodes MGIQHEDAFETELCEYLAAHGWKYSSNDTGYDRQRALFPDDLFAWLEATQPEQLAKLVKPGASEAVQELGRKQILDRVVQLQGTDPMNAGGTLNVLKASVGVVNAKFSLFQARPATSLNQKTVERFASNRLRVMRQVEYSGKSGNRLDLVLFANGIPVATIELKTDLTQNLAAGLKQYATDRKPDGEPLLSFGRGALVHFVVTNEEVHMTTRLEGSNTRFLPFNRGKNKGAGNAAIPGSSPTAYFWEEILDRNTWLDLLGRFLHYRFEETTDPIDGKKTYNRMLRFPRYHQWRAVTKLETAVLEEGPGHNYLIQHSAGSGKTDSIAWAAHRMAQLHDADGKKIFNGVIVVSDRQVLDGQLQRAVEQLETTTGVFQPITRGTDGSKSKQLAEALLAERQIIGVTLQTFPHALTVIEENAGLAGRKYAVIADEAHSSQSGEAAASLKQLLTVGASTLPVPEPAGLAEPTDQSEDNASGDSGVDAEDVLADLMARKVGVGTISFLAFTATPKGKTVELFGREDATGTKHAFDLYSMKQAIQEGFILDVLKNYLPYDLAFTIAHTPDAGGLDVEVDTGKANSELMRWVRLHPTNVAQKVAVIVEHFRANVRSELGGRAKAMVVTGSRKEAVRYKIAIDKYLKEQKLEKELGALVAFSGSVVDAESGAAEFTEFSMNPGLKGRALETAFGGDEFQVMIVANKFQTGFDQPLLVGMYVDKKLSGITAVQTLSRLNRVIPGKENTYVLDFVNDPAEILAAFQTYYEDAELTRPSDPNIIHDMLGKLKSMHIIDQHDVDGVVDAWLNKSSHNTLYSHIKASRDVFWDRWNLAVGAEDDLEKGLLEEFRGTVNQFVRAYDFLSQILDYGDTDIEKMAIFLRVYRRVIEKQDADPLLINTDDIVLTHYRLRKLDSLNLGLTAGQNGELAGITAAGSSQPRETKYGLLQDVIDKINDLFAGTGIEEVDGVSVTETILRHVVENRKIQGEAMANTEIDFESSPTIVAELEDAIYASGIGHNNAIKALLQMGNLGPLVDVLMAMGLYEKTRDAATEQ; translated from the coding sequence GTGGGCATCCAGCACGAGGACGCGTTCGAGACGGAGCTCTGCGAGTATTTGGCAGCGCACGGCTGGAAGTATTCGTCCAACGACACCGGTTATGACCGGCAGCGAGCTCTTTTCCCTGATGACCTATTCGCGTGGCTCGAAGCGACGCAGCCCGAGCAGCTCGCGAAGCTGGTGAAGCCTGGCGCTTCTGAAGCTGTACAGGAGCTCGGCCGCAAGCAGATCCTCGACCGGGTCGTGCAACTTCAGGGCACAGATCCGATGAACGCGGGAGGCACCCTCAACGTGCTGAAAGCATCTGTAGGTGTGGTGAACGCGAAGTTCTCGCTGTTCCAGGCGCGGCCAGCGACGTCCCTCAACCAGAAGACTGTCGAGCGATTCGCGTCCAACCGGCTGCGAGTGATGCGACAGGTGGAGTACTCGGGCAAGAGCGGCAACCGGCTAGATCTGGTGCTTTTCGCGAACGGGATCCCCGTTGCGACGATCGAGTTGAAGACCGACCTGACGCAAAACTTGGCGGCTGGCCTCAAGCAGTACGCGACGGACCGGAAACCCGACGGGGAACCGTTGCTCTCGTTCGGACGGGGTGCTTTGGTGCACTTCGTGGTTACCAACGAAGAAGTCCATATGACCACCCGGCTGGAGGGCTCGAATACTCGCTTCCTGCCTTTCAACCGCGGCAAGAACAAAGGTGCCGGCAACGCTGCCATCCCGGGGTCCAGTCCGACGGCGTATTTCTGGGAGGAGATCCTCGATCGGAACACCTGGCTGGATCTGCTCGGCCGGTTCCTGCATTACCGGTTCGAGGAGACGACGGATCCAATTGACGGGAAGAAGACCTACAACCGGATGCTGCGATTCCCCCGGTACCACCAGTGGAGGGCGGTCACAAAGCTGGAAACCGCGGTCTTGGAAGAGGGCCCTGGGCACAACTACCTAATCCAGCACTCGGCCGGTTCCGGCAAAACAGACTCGATCGCCTGGGCCGCGCACCGAATGGCGCAGCTGCACGACGCCGACGGCAAGAAGATCTTCAACGGCGTCATTGTCGTCTCAGACCGGCAGGTGCTCGACGGCCAGCTGCAGCGCGCAGTCGAACAGCTGGAGACCACGACGGGTGTGTTCCAGCCGATAACCCGGGGCACCGACGGTTCGAAGTCGAAGCAGCTCGCTGAGGCGCTCCTGGCCGAGCGGCAGATCATCGGCGTGACCCTGCAGACGTTCCCGCACGCTCTGACGGTGATCGAGGAGAACGCCGGTCTCGCGGGACGGAAATACGCAGTCATCGCGGATGAGGCGCACTCGTCCCAGTCGGGCGAAGCGGCGGCGTCGCTGAAGCAGCTTCTCACTGTCGGGGCTAGCACCCTTCCGGTGCCAGAACCCGCAGGACTAGCCGAACCCACGGATCAGAGTGAAGACAACGCATCGGGTGACAGCGGCGTCGACGCCGAGGATGTCCTGGCCGATCTGATGGCCCGCAAGGTCGGCGTCGGGACAATCTCATTCCTCGCGTTCACGGCGACCCCGAAGGGCAAGACGGTGGAGCTGTTCGGCCGTGAGGACGCGACGGGCACGAAACACGCGTTCGACCTCTACTCGATGAAGCAGGCCATCCAAGAGGGCTTCATCCTGGACGTGCTGAAGAACTACCTGCCGTATGACCTCGCCTTCACGATCGCGCATACTCCCGATGCTGGCGGCCTGGACGTCGAGGTGGACACCGGCAAGGCCAACAGCGAGCTGATGAGATGGGTGCGGTTGCATCCAACGAATGTTGCCCAGAAAGTCGCCGTGATCGTCGAGCACTTCCGCGCGAACGTCCGCAGCGAGCTAGGTGGCCGGGCTAAAGCGATGGTCGTTACCGGGTCCCGCAAGGAAGCAGTGCGCTACAAGATCGCAATCGACAAGTACCTGAAGGAGCAGAAGCTCGAGAAGGAACTCGGTGCCTTAGTTGCTTTCTCCGGATCCGTCGTTGACGCTGAGTCCGGGGCCGCAGAATTCACCGAATTCTCGATGAATCCCGGCCTGAAGGGACGCGCTCTCGAGACGGCATTCGGCGGTGACGAGTTCCAAGTGATGATCGTCGCCAACAAGTTCCAGACAGGATTCGACCAGCCCCTGCTGGTCGGGATGTATGTCGACAAGAAGCTCTCAGGGATTACTGCAGTTCAGACCCTGTCGCGGCTGAACCGCGTGATCCCGGGCAAAGAGAACACGTATGTCCTCGACTTCGTCAACGATCCGGCTGAGATCCTGGCGGCGTTTCAGACCTATTACGAGGACGCGGAGCTGACCAGGCCGTCCGATCCGAACATCATCCACGACATGCTCGGCAAGCTTAAGTCGATGCACATCATCGACCAGCATGACGTCGACGGAGTCGTTGATGCCTGGCTGAACAAGAGCAGCCACAACACTCTCTACTCGCACATCAAGGCATCCCGGGACGTCTTCTGGGACCGTTGGAATTTAGCGGTCGGGGCTGAGGACGATCTGGAGAAGGGCCTGCTAGAAGAGTTCCGTGGCACCGTCAATCAGTTTGTGCGCGCATATGACTTCCTCTCCCAGATCCTCGACTACGGCGACACCGACATCGAGAAGATGGCGATCTTCCTCCGGGTCTACCGCCGCGTCATCGAGAAACAAGACGCCGATCCGCTTCTGATCAACACTGATGACATTGTTCTCACGCACTATCGTCTCCGGAAACTCGACTCCCTAAACCTCGGTCTCACCGCCGGGCAGAACGGTGAGCTGGCAGGGATCACAGCCGCCGGGTCATCACAGCCGCGAGAGACCAAGTACGGACTGCTGCAGGACGTCATCGACAAGATCAACGACCTGTTCGCGGGGACCGGTATCGAGGAAGTCGATGGCGTTTCTGTCACCGAGACGATCCTTCGCCACGTGGTCGAGAATCGGAAGATCCAGGGCGAAGCGATGGCAAACACTGAGATAGATTTCGAGAGCTCTCCGACCATCGTCGCGGAACTCGAGGACGCGATCTATGCTTCCGGCATCGGCCACAACAACGCGATCAAGGCTTTGCTACAGATGGGCAACCTCGGGCCGCTGGTCGATGTGCTCATGGCAATGGGACTGTACGAGAAGACCCGCGACGCGGCAACTGAGCAATAG
- a CDS encoding restriction endonuclease subunit S — protein MVGPIPYWGANSVQGYVDRSLVEGPLVLVGEDGAPFYDRLTPVAFAVDEPIWPNNHVHVLRPNVDVDHRFLAASLNAVDYSLYIKGSTRDKLNQSDLSAIVIAVPSHEEQIKIADFLDQETAEIDAFIADQEELIGLLAERRAASLLSETLEIKPTVSGSLGRFIRKQERPIQGADVVTAFRDGEVTARSNRREEGFTMSEAESGYQGVAVGDIVFHGLDGFAGAVGVSDSNGRCSPVYHVCVSEKGVDPAFMALYLRALGLSEFLQAYAWSVRQRSVDYRNWSVFSKLPISLPSPPEQRGAVERLQIAFREIDAAITDAREAIALSKERRAALVSAAVTGKIDVRNHGEAA, from the coding sequence CGCTCGTTGAGGGTCCACTTGTTCTGGTAGGCGAGGACGGAGCGCCGTTCTATGACCGACTTACACCCGTCGCATTCGCCGTCGATGAGCCAATCTGGCCGAACAATCACGTGCATGTTCTGCGGCCGAATGTGGACGTCGACCATCGATTTTTAGCGGCCAGCCTGAATGCGGTCGATTATTCGCTCTACATCAAAGGCTCCACACGTGACAAGTTGAATCAATCCGACCTAAGTGCCATCGTGATCGCAGTTCCCTCCCACGAGGAACAGATCAAGATCGCGGACTTCTTGGATCAGGAGACGGCGGAGATCGACGCGTTCATCGCCGATCAGGAAGAACTCATCGGGTTGCTCGCCGAACGGCGTGCGGCGTCGTTGCTTAGCGAGACGCTTGAAATCAAGCCGACGGTCAGTGGTTCCCTGGGACGCTTCATTCGTAAGCAGGAGCGACCGATACAAGGCGCTGACGTAGTCACCGCCTTCAGAGACGGGGAGGTTACAGCGCGCTCGAATCGACGCGAAGAGGGCTTTACTATGTCCGAAGCTGAGTCGGGATATCAGGGCGTCGCAGTTGGGGACATCGTCTTCCATGGACTTGATGGTTTCGCCGGCGCGGTCGGCGTTTCAGACTCGAACGGGCGTTGCTCGCCTGTCTACCACGTCTGTGTCTCAGAGAAGGGTGTTGATCCAGCCTTCATGGCGCTTTATTTGCGCGCCCTAGGACTGTCTGAATTCCTGCAGGCATACGCCTGGAGCGTGCGGCAGCGCAGTGTCGACTACCGAAATTGGAGCGTGTTCTCAAAGCTGCCGATTTCACTTCCGTCGCCTCCGGAGCAGCGTGGAGCCGTGGAGCGTCTGCAGATCGCTTTCCGTGAAATCGACGCCGCAATCACTGACGCCCGAGAAGCTATCGCTCTCTCCAAGGAACGCCGCGCGGCGCTGGTCTCGGCAGCAGTCACGGGCAAGATCGACGTCCGAAACCACGGAGAGGCGGCTTAA